The nucleotide sequence GCCCGCCACCAGGCCCGTGACCTCGGTCAGCTCACGCAGCAAAGCCACGCCCGACCGCGACACCAAACCCGTCCCCGTGGCACTGACCTTGACCCGCTTGGACCACCGGTTACTCTTCACCTACGGAGTGCCTCTTCTGTGCGGTTTCCTCGGACCTTCGCAAGCCCAAGTTTCCCTTACAGGACAGGCACTTCCGTACTTTCAGACCCCGTGTCGCGGACCTCTACATGAAGTATCGAGGCTAGTGCAGCACGATGCAGGCCAGATCATCTTCAACGCGGACGGGTCCGTCGCAGCGATCCACGGTCCACATCCACAGTTCGAGGGCCAGACGTTCTGTTTCGCGTTGCTTCGTAGCCAACACCGGGACCTGGCGGTGACCTCAGCGGTGTGTCTGGGTCCGTCCGGCCCAAGCGCGCACTAGAAGTGATGCCATAACGGGGCGGGGCCTCCGCTCCTGTGGGCTTCTCCGAGAATTCGGACTGCTCACACCGCGACAAGAAGGAGGCCCGCGATGAGCAGTATCTCCGGAAGGCAAGTGGTCGGGGTAGACCTGCATTTGCACCGGTCGGTGGTCGGGATCATCGATGCAGACGGCGGCGAGTGCGGCTGGGTCCGGATCGACAACGACCCGGAGGCCTTGGTGCGTGAGTGCCGCAAGGCCGGCCGGGGGGCGCCGGTGGCGATCGAAGCGACCTACGGCTGGTACTGGGCGGTTGATGCTTTGCAGGCGGCGAAGTTCGAGGTGCATCTGGCACACCCCTATGGCATGAAGGCGATGCGATCTCGTAAGCGTGTGAAGACTGACCCGCGCGACGCCTATGAGCTGGCGAACCTGCTGCGACTGGGGTCGCTGCCGGAGGCGTATATCGCCCCGCCAGAGTTGCGCGAACTGCGCGAGCTGGTGCGGCATCGCCAGCAGCTGGTGAAGACCTCGACCGCGGTCAAGGCCGGGGTCCGGGCGCTGCTGGCCAAGCACGGCATCCGGTTGGCTGTCACCGACCTGGACGGTGATGCTGCGACCGAGATTCTCGCGGCGTTGCAGCTCCCGGGCACCTATGCGATCCGGCTGGCAGCCCAGCGACGTCTGATGCTGATGCTGGCCCAGGAGATCGACGCATGCGAACACGAGCTCGCTGACAGGCTGCGTCATCACCCGGGCTACTGCAAGCTGTTGGGCCTGAAGGGGATCGGTCCGGTGCTGGCGGCGATCTTCGTCGCCGAGATCGGTGACATCACCCGGTTCGACACCGCGGCGGCGTTGTGCTGCTGGGCCGGGATCACTCCGCGCCACTACGAGTCCGACCGGACCGTGCGCCGAGGTCACATCAGCAAGGAAGGCTGCAAGCTGGTCCGGTGGGCAGCCGTCGAGGCCATCCAACGCAATTGTGAGCCCGCGGTGAAGCAGGTCAAGGACGACATCATCGCCCGCCGCGGCACCGGTGCCCGCAACATCGCGAAGACCGCGGCGGCCCGGCGGATGCTCGAGGCGGTCTACTACACACTGCACGACGGCCAAGCGCGGTTCCTCACCCGCGCCGAGGCGGCGTGACACAGCAGTCTTCGTGCGGGCCGGGGAACGGCATGACCCACCAGCCGGTGCGGTCGAGGAAGTGAATGGCCCCACGACCCTGGACCCCCAGGGCTCCCGACGGCTTCATGCAGTCACCGCACGCGAAGGAATGCCTGGCAGCCCTGGCTGCCGTCGCTCGCGACTCTTGAGCTGAAGCCGACACCACAACCGAACAGCCGACGGCGCCGGCAGCACGATCTGCGTCGCCCACGAGACGGCTCAACACCGCTCCCGACCGGCCCTCACCGGCTGCGCGCGCTGCCTGTTGACCCGCCCCGCAGACAACGCCGCCCCACAACCAACCGATCCCGCTCAACGAAAGCTTGACGAACAAGCCCCGTTCATGAATGCCGATCACGGGCGCATCGTCCGATGCCGGGATCCGGCAGTAGGCGCGGGTTGTGCGCTTGGCCTTGGTCCCTTGCGGACGCGCCGGGGGGGCGGATGCTCGGAGCGTGAGGCTGCCTTGGCAGTGCCGAGTGCTCGGCCACGACTGGCGTCGGCAGGACGATGGCGACGCTCCGGAGTCGCTTGAGTTCTGCCGACGCTGCGGCAACGAGAAGCTTCTACTGGCGGTCCCGGTGAAGTTCCCCGGACATGGAGTCTCCCGGGTCGATCTACCACGAGGCAGCGGGCGTCCCCCCGTATCCACAACCTGACCAGTCATCGCACCGATGTGCCCGGTTATGACCGCGGCCCGGCCGGTCGGGCTGGTTGCGATTCCGCTGATGCCTTCGGTACACAGCGACGCTGGCGATCAGCAAGATCAGCGCTAGGCCGACGACGAGGATGGGTGTCCAGAAGGTGATCCAGCCGTCGAGAGGGGGCGGCTCGTTGCAGTCAGGCGATCCCGATGGGCAGCCCATGATGACGGCGGCGTGGAAGGCCATAGCGGCAGGGTAGGCCGTAGCCACCCGCACCGACGTGCCGTTTCAGCGAGGCGGCTAAGTGCGTTTGGTTGACAGCACACAGAACTCGTTGCCTTCGGGATCTGCCAGCACGACCCAGGATTGCTGCCCTTGGCCTACGTCCGCATGCCGAGCGCCGAGGCCCAGGAGGCGCGCGACTTCGGCCTGCTGGTCGTCAGGCCGAAAGTCCAAGTGGAGACGGTTCTTGCCGCCCTTCGCCTCTCCGACTGGTTCGAAGATCAGTCCGGGCAGCCGATCCGCCGTGGGCCGTATCTCGAACTCATCCGGCGCGTCATTCAGCACGACCCATCCGAGCGCGTTAGCCCACCACCGGCCCAACATCACCGGGTCCGCGGCGTCCATGACCACCTGCTCCCATTCCAGGCCCATCCTGGGAATCTACGGCCACCACGCTGCTAACGCACTACTGACCTTCACCCCTAGGTACGTGGCTTGCCGCTGAGAGTGCACGCGATGTGCCGATCACGGGCGGGTCGGGCTAGAGCGTGCCCTCATGGTGGGGGGGGAATGTTCATCTTCACCTCGCCTTCCTGGTCACGGATGATCGGATCCGTCCTGCGCGAAGGCTCTCGATCGTCCATCAGGTGTGCGAACCAGTGACCGAAGCGCCGCAGGGCCGTCAGGATGCGAGAGGGCGAGTCGCTGCTGATGAGTGGACGGTACTCCGCT is from Actinomycetes bacterium and encodes:
- a CDS encoding IS110 family transposase; translated protein: MSSISGRQVVGVDLHLHRSVVGIIDADGGECGWVRIDNDPEALVRECRKAGRGAPVAIEATYGWYWAVDALQAAKFEVHLAHPYGMKAMRSRKRVKTDPRDAYELANLLRLGSLPEAYIAPPELRELRELVRHRQQLVKTSTAVKAGVRALLAKHGIRLAVTDLDGDAATEILAALQLPGTYAIRLAAQRRLMLMLAQEIDACEHELADRLRHHPGYCKLLGLKGIGPVLAAIFVAEIGDITRFDTAAALCCWAGITPRHYESDRTVRRGHISKEGCKLVRWAAVEAIQRNCEPAVKQVKDDIIARRGTGARNIAKTAAARRMLEAVYYTLHDGQARFLTRAEAA
- a CDS encoding VOC family protein codes for the protein MGLEWEQVVMDAADPVMLGRWWANALGWVVLNDAPDEFEIRPTADRLPGLIFEPVGEAKGGKNRLHLDFRPDDQQAEVARLLGLGARHADVGQGQQSWVVLADPEGNEFCVLSTKRT